The following coding sequences are from one Sphingobium sp. RAC03 window:
- a CDS encoding PRC-barrel domain-containing protein — MKEDEMGDLAGWIALGATCLAALMTASNLGPRMTGWGFVIFTFGAIAWIVVGVATDQTQLLWSNIFLGVVDLFGIWRWLGWQTRISDTVEAEQDRSETESGETLFAFSKLGGMVVIGSDGSTVAHAVDALAACSSGRFSHLIIAEGGVAGVGETLRKLPWNEVKMAGDTLVTDLDCAHIQRLERAEAA; from the coding sequence ATGAAGGAGGATGAAATGGGTGATTTAGCGGGCTGGATCGCACTTGGCGCAACGTGCCTGGCGGCTCTCATGACAGCTTCGAACCTCGGGCCGCGTATGACTGGTTGGGGGTTTGTTATCTTTACGTTCGGGGCGATCGCATGGATCGTCGTCGGCGTGGCCACGGACCAGACCCAGCTGCTCTGGAGCAATATCTTTCTTGGGGTCGTGGACCTGTTCGGTATCTGGCGCTGGCTAGGCTGGCAAACGCGGATCAGCGACACGGTCGAGGCAGAGCAGGACCGCAGCGAGACCGAAAGCGGGGAGACCCTGTTCGCTTTCTCAAAACTCGGAGGCATGGTCGTCATCGGCTCGGACGGATCGACCGTAGCCCATGCCGTCGATGCACTGGCGGCCTGTTCGAGCGGCCGTTTTTCGCATCTCATCATCGCCGAAGGCGGTGTTGCCGGCGTCGGCGAAACGCTGCGTAAGCTCCCTTGGAACGAAGTCAAAATGGCGGGCGATACGCTTGTGACCGACTTGGATTGTGCGCACATCCAGCGGCTCGAACGTGCAGAGGCTGCATAG
- a CDS encoding NAD(P)/FAD-dependent oxidoreductase yields the protein MAPNKKSAASAPSRDCLNAVDVLVVGGGPAGLTAAIYLARFRLKVRVVDSGQSRAALIPRTRNHAGYPGGIPGVKLLGLMREQAAEFGVTVEDETVEALQINGDVFHARCKTQSIAASAVLLATGVVNNRPEMDDAAHQTALQRGLLRYCPICDGYEITDRKVAVIGTATHGCNEAMFLRMYTRDVALLAPDAAHALTPEQRARLQAAGVSMIDGPCGPLALSGDAILIPTPSGLERFDSCYPALGSVIRSELAIALGAEATEDGCLAIDRHQRTTVPGLYAAGDVAKGLDQISHAMGEAAVAATAIRNDLVGKAHLLR from the coding sequence ATGGCCCCGAACAAAAAATCCGCCGCGTCAGCGCCGTCTCGCGATTGCTTGAATGCCGTCGATGTCCTGGTCGTAGGCGGCGGTCCGGCAGGCCTCACCGCCGCCATCTATCTGGCACGCTTCCGTCTCAAGGTGCGTGTGGTTGATTCCGGTCAAAGCCGCGCAGCGCTGATCCCACGGACCCGCAACCATGCCGGCTATCCTGGTGGAATTCCTGGGGTGAAGCTCCTTGGCCTGATGCGCGAGCAAGCTGCGGAGTTCGGCGTTACCGTCGAGGATGAGACGGTCGAGGCCTTGCAAATCAATGGCGACGTTTTCCATGCGCGATGCAAAACACAGTCTATCGCCGCAAGCGCCGTCCTGCTGGCCACTGGCGTCGTTAACAACCGGCCTGAGATGGATGATGCGGCTCACCAGACAGCCTTGCAGAGAGGTCTCCTGCGATATTGTCCGATATGCGACGGCTATGAGATTACGGATCGAAAGGTTGCCGTGATCGGCACCGCGACGCACGGCTGCAACGAAGCGATGTTCCTTCGCATGTACACGCGTGACGTTGCGCTATTAGCGCCGGATGCGGCCCATGCGTTGACCCCGGAGCAACGCGCACGGCTCCAGGCTGCCGGCGTCTCTATGATCGACGGGCCTTGTGGTCCGCTTGCGCTGTCAGGGGACGCCATTCTCATCCCAACTCCATCGGGCCTTGAGAGGTTCGACAGTTGCTACCCCGCCTTGGGGTCGGTCATTCGCTCAGAACTCGCGATCGCGCTGGGTGCCGAAGCAACCGAAGACGGCTGCCTGGCCATCGACCGCCACCAACGCACGACGGTTCCGGGTCTTTATGCCGCCGGTGACGTCGCGAAAGGGCTGGATCAGATCAGCCACGCCATGGGAGAAGCCGCCGTCGCTGCAACAGCCATCCGCAACGATCTGGTGGGCAAGGCCCACTTGCTTCGATAG
- the mobF gene encoding MobF family relaxase: MIQPQRLHGKPANIARYYTVGDYYTKGGNEPSEWGGKLAVDLGLSGAVDPKLFRELLAGKVGDQHLGRHRANGEIQHHPGWDFAVNAPKSVSIMALVAGDERVLAAHEGAVTAAISYLEEQAQLRRRDDGRIVHETTGRILVARFTEHGSRELDPHLHTHLVFLNMTNRADGDPLASLESRVMYGEQRVAGQIYRNALAYSLREAGYEIDASPRSGLFEIRGVSKDLIDQFSQRAEAIENHAREQGLVGQKAQRASFYATRKAKVKIGKEELTAQWHQRAGERLETLQKIADVAHDRGVAHLPPTEREASRAALFGLRQLESAEAVNNLGDILRTGLAAHVGEVRLDDTRPRIEKHELARKLLSTHEPTGDRILTRGRTSRKSWRLELALTQHIALGLNDGRPIASSDRLLAVLEGTSLNKEQQGALVETALTRDRVTAIHGVAGSGKSTLVRILGESAEPGTTLIALAPTSSAAAELGNKAKIDFHTVASFVARGGLGITERHVLVLDEAGQLGNRQAQRLLEISRATGARLLFLGDEKQTGAIEQGKPFWLMRKLGLPTVELTQAVRQETKSIKAAVTAARGGNFAEALARLDSVSTVDDNEKMAEHVVDAWIRLKSESRAGTNILVLDNATRLIINNKIRQALKNERRLAADNSRLSILAPAGLTDIEKHMARFYGTGQVVRFDRDMVGFGITRHADYRVAGLGREANGRQVVRLVDEQGRVVRWDPQTTKARHINLFNPEERHLAKGDRIQWRLVNRELGLRNAERGTVEKLDGSLATIRWDRNGHVQQVDLSEHRTWDHGYAETIYSAQSKTYPRVFVLAPVESPLVNARNFYTAITRAAFGARLWTNNVEELIAKLERQSGEKTSSSEGLGRLKTDRVDIFSKRREGHLAGMRAEQERFRMERRDWALERQLHYHDRAPRGAAEHLAEGARSIAQLLDSFLENILDGARMDARAPKTGIEREHQFPALRPGPSHGPER, translated from the coding sequence ATGATCCAGCCCCAGCGCCTCCATGGCAAACCAGCCAATATCGCCCGCTATTATACGGTCGGCGACTATTACACCAAGGGCGGCAACGAGCCGTCTGAATGGGGTGGAAAGCTTGCGGTGGACCTTGGTCTATCAGGTGCTGTCGATCCGAAATTGTTTCGTGAACTTCTTGCCGGAAAAGTCGGCGATCAGCACCTAGGGCGGCACCGTGCGAATGGTGAAATCCAGCATCATCCCGGCTGGGACTTCGCGGTCAATGCGCCCAAGTCGGTGTCGATCATGGCGCTGGTTGCCGGCGACGAACGCGTGCTTGCCGCCCATGAGGGAGCGGTGACGGCGGCTATCTCCTATCTGGAAGAGCAGGCGCAGCTGCGCCGTCGTGATGACGGCAGGATTGTCCACGAGACGACGGGGCGCATCCTGGTCGCGCGCTTCACTGAACATGGCAGCCGGGAACTTGACCCCCATCTCCATACGCACCTTGTCTTCCTCAATATGACGAACCGCGCAGACGGCGATCCCCTGGCAAGCCTGGAAAGCAGGGTTATGTATGGCGAGCAGCGTGTCGCGGGGCAGATCTATCGCAATGCGCTGGCCTATAGTTTGCGCGAAGCAGGCTATGAAATCGATGCTAGTCCTCGTTCCGGATTATTCGAGATACGAGGCGTGTCGAAAGATCTGATTGATCAATTCTCACAGCGCGCAGAGGCGATCGAAAACCATGCGCGCGAGCAAGGGTTGGTTGGGCAGAAAGCCCAGCGTGCTTCCTTCTACGCCACGCGCAAGGCCAAGGTTAAGATCGGTAAGGAGGAACTCACCGCGCAATGGCATCAGCGAGCGGGCGAACGTCTCGAAACACTGCAAAAGATCGCGGACGTGGCGCACGACCGGGGCGTGGCACATCTGCCGCCCACTGAACGCGAAGCATCGCGGGCCGCTCTTTTCGGCCTGCGGCAACTGGAAAGTGCTGAGGCGGTCAATAATTTGGGTGACATCCTACGCACCGGTCTCGCCGCGCATGTGGGAGAGGTCCGGCTCGATGATACCCGCCCTCGGATCGAAAAGCATGAGTTGGCGCGCAAGCTGCTATCGACCCATGAGCCGACCGGTGACAGGATACTGACCCGTGGGCGCACCAGCCGCAAGTCCTGGCGACTGGAACTGGCGCTCACCCAACATATCGCGCTGGGCCTTAACGATGGACGCCCGATCGCGTCGAGCGATCGTTTACTGGCCGTGCTTGAAGGCACATCGCTCAACAAGGAGCAACAGGGCGCGCTGGTCGAGACGGCGCTGACGCGAGATCGCGTTACCGCAATCCACGGCGTTGCCGGATCTGGCAAATCGACCTTGGTGCGGATCCTGGGTGAATCAGCCGAGCCGGGAACGACGCTGATTGCTCTCGCCCCCACATCGTCGGCCGCCGCGGAACTGGGGAACAAGGCAAAGATTGATTTTCATACAGTCGCCAGCTTCGTGGCGCGGGGCGGGCTGGGGATCACTGAGCGGCATGTTCTGGTACTGGATGAGGCCGGGCAGTTGGGCAATCGTCAGGCCCAACGGTTGCTCGAAATCAGCAGGGCAACAGGCGCACGGCTGTTGTTCCTCGGAGACGAGAAACAGACCGGTGCGATCGAGCAGGGAAAACCTTTCTGGCTGATGCGTAAACTGGGCCTGCCGACGGTCGAGTTGACGCAAGCCGTTCGGCAGGAAACCAAATCGATCAAGGCCGCAGTCACCGCCGCGCGCGGAGGGAACTTTGCCGAGGCGCTGGCTAGGCTCGATAGTGTCAGCACCGTTGACGACAATGAAAAAATGGCCGAGCATGTGGTCGATGCCTGGATACGGCTCAAGTCGGAATCACGGGCTGGCACCAATATTCTTGTCCTCGACAATGCGACCCGGCTCATCATCAACAACAAGATTCGCCAAGCGCTGAAAAACGAGCGGCGCTTGGCGGCTGATAATAGCCGACTTTCTATCCTCGCACCGGCGGGCCTCACCGATATCGAAAAGCATATGGCCCGCTTTTACGGAACGGGGCAGGTGGTGCGCTTCGATCGGGACATGGTCGGCTTCGGTATTACGCGGCACGCCGATTATCGCGTCGCAGGGCTCGGACGTGAGGCCAATGGTCGGCAGGTCGTGCGATTGGTCGACGAGCAAGGGCGCGTCGTCCGCTGGGACCCGCAGACGACGAAGGCCCGGCACATCAATTTGTTCAACCCTGAAGAACGGCACCTCGCCAAGGGTGACCGGATCCAGTGGCGGCTCGTCAATCGCGAACTTGGCCTACGCAACGCCGAGCGTGGCACCGTGGAAAAACTTGATGGCTCGCTAGCGACGATCCGCTGGGATCGGAACGGTCATGTGCAGCAGGTTGATCTGTCGGAACACCGGACCTGGGATCATGGCTATGCAGAGACCATATATTCCGCGCAATCCAAGACCTATCCGCGCGTCTTCGTGCTGGCGCCGGTCGAATCTCCGTTGGTCAATGCCCGAAACTTCTACACTGCCATTACCCGCGCGGCATTTGGCGCGCGACTCTGGACCAACAATGTCGAGGAACTGATTGCCAAGCTTGAGCGCCAATCAGGAGAAAAGACGTCTTCGTCGGAAGGATTGGGTCGGCTGAAGACTGACCGCGTAGATATATTCTCGAAACGCCGGGAAGGTCATCTGGCAGGTATGAGGGCCGAGCAAGAGCGATTCCGAATGGAGCGGCGCGATTGGGCGCTTGAGCGACAACTTCACTATCATGATCGCGCACCCCGTGGCGCGGCCGAGCATCTTGCCGAAGGTGCCCGCAGCATCGCACAGCTTCTCGACAGCTTCCTCGAAAACATTCTCGACGGCGCGCGCATGGACGCAAGGGCACCCAAAACCGGCATCGAACGGGAACACCAATTTCCTGCGCTCCGCCCCGGACCCTCTCATGGTCCCGAACGATGA
- a CDS encoding type IV secretion system DNA-binding domain-containing protein has protein sequence MSIFRNDTLGSWTRGGQAIVHNVRMTTQVFYQTILAGFIIWVIGTLWYAFEKSTEYERFVLIKLAEATIKVDAAGGTNDPVQFRTPEGQAYWTSADWLVASKMTKKTLHAFEGYLLHGALLSGLFTFVMLGWAWFYFTRTGRGLGSNEYLRGARFGTIRQVKRALWRQTKGPLVIGNVPVPEAYEPEHILLCGAPGTGKTNLIVGMLDGIRKSGRRAIVYDTAGTFVEKFYRQGTDMLLNPLDQRAARWSPWVDVPRDYHYDQIAESTIPDKHGDPFWAKAARGTLVAVMRKLARQQHTYVSVLLDRLLRSKLKDLAAFVTGTDAAAFISTEGERTSAGIQAELASVMRSFGYLDDTEDGFSIRDWVEKGADGSWLFITVKADQLPSLRPLITVWLDIAISAIMSLTPDRDRRLYCVIDELPTLHKLPSLSDFLARARKYGGCSILGFQSYPQLKATYGKEDAAAITGYCSTWVALRANDTDTAEHVSINLGQVEQVEANEGMSYGVNDMRDGVNLSRMQVTRPLVLSTEVTNLPNLVGFLRFGRNLPVVRFDSRFNNVPSLGPAFLERTTPPIQIDKAGMLVRIAHAEARVREAMEREATQATSSAKQGEIKPAKPSASSEPTTMPPPQPDLFKPPAPHIDAERVEEILLDDENAELPASPRTLWTILAGKQGEIRSDLVQHGRDDGPRERARPA, from the coding sequence GTGAGCATCTTTCGCAACGACACGCTGGGTTCGTGGACGCGCGGCGGGCAGGCGATCGTCCACAATGTTCGCATGACGACCCAGGTCTTTTACCAGACCATATTGGCAGGTTTCATCATCTGGGTCATCGGCACGCTCTGGTATGCGTTCGAGAAGTCGACCGAATATGAGCGGTTCGTTCTGATCAAATTGGCCGAGGCCACGATCAAGGTGGACGCCGCCGGCGGCACCAATGATCCGGTGCAGTTCCGCACCCCCGAAGGCCAGGCCTACTGGACATCGGCGGACTGGCTCGTTGCCTCCAAAATGACGAAAAAAACCTTGCATGCATTTGAAGGTTATCTGCTGCATGGCGCACTGCTGTCCGGCCTTTTCACCTTTGTCATGCTCGGATGGGCCTGGTTCTACTTCACCCGGACGGGCAGGGGACTTGGCTCCAACGAATATCTGCGCGGGGCACGGTTCGGCACGATCCGGCAGGTGAAACGTGCGCTATGGCGACAGACCAAGGGACCCCTGGTCATCGGCAATGTGCCGGTGCCTGAGGCCTATGAGCCTGAGCATATCCTGCTGTGCGGGGCGCCGGGTACGGGCAAGACCAATCTCATCGTCGGCATGCTTGATGGCATCCGCAAATCCGGCCGACGCGCGATCGTCTATGACACCGCCGGCACCTTCGTCGAGAAATTCTATCGGCAGGGAACGGACATGCTGCTCAACCCGCTCGATCAGCGCGCGGCGCGTTGGTCGCCCTGGGTCGATGTGCCACGCGATTATCATTATGATCAGATCGCGGAATCGACCATTCCCGACAAGCATGGGGATCCCTTCTGGGCCAAGGCGGCGCGGGGTACGCTGGTTGCGGTCATGCGCAAGCTGGCACGCCAGCAGCATACCTATGTCTCGGTCCTGCTCGACAGGCTGTTGCGCTCGAAGCTCAAGGATTTGGCCGCGTTCGTGACCGGCACCGACGCCGCCGCGTTCATCAGCACCGAAGGCGAACGAACATCCGCCGGTATCCAGGCCGAACTTGCGTCGGTGATGCGCAGTTTCGGTTATCTCGATGACACCGAAGACGGCTTCTCCATCCGCGACTGGGTGGAAAAGGGCGCTGACGGAAGCTGGCTCTTCATTACCGTGAAGGCGGACCAGCTCCCGTCCCTTCGCCCGCTCATCACCGTCTGGCTCGACATCGCGATCAGTGCGATCATGAGCCTGACGCCCGATCGCGACCGGCGGCTCTATTGTGTGATCGACGAACTGCCGACGCTGCATAAACTGCCGTCGCTCTCGGATTTCCTTGCCCGTGCCCGCAAATATGGTGGCTGTAGTATATTGGGTTTCCAGTCCTATCCCCAATTGAAGGCGACCTACGGGAAGGAGGATGCGGCCGCGATCACTGGCTATTGCTCGACCTGGGTGGCGCTGCGGGCGAATGACACCGATACCGCCGAGCATGTCTCGATCAACCTGGGTCAGGTCGAGCAAGTCGAGGCCAATGAGGGCATGTCCTATGGCGTCAACGACATGCGTGACGGCGTCAACCTGTCGCGCATGCAGGTGACGCGGCCGCTGGTCCTGTCGACCGAGGTCACCAATCTACCCAATCTGGTGGGCTTCCTGCGCTTTGGGCGCAATTTGCCGGTTGTCCGATTCGACAGCCGGTTCAACAACGTGCCATCGCTGGGACCAGCCTTTCTCGAACGCACGACACCCCCTATTCAAATCGACAAGGCGGGGATGCTCGTTCGCATCGCCCATGCCGAAGCGCGTGTTCGCGAAGCAATGGAGCGGGAAGCCACTCAGGCCACTTCGTCAGCGAAACAGGGTGAGATCAAGCCGGCGAAGCCATCGGCATCCTCAGAACCCACCACGATGCCACCACCGCAACCGGATCTGTTTAAGCCGCCAGCGCCGCATATCGATGCCGAGCGCGTGGAAGAAATATTGCTCGATGACGAGAATGCCGAGCTTCCCGCCTCTCCCCGCACTCTTTGGACCATCCTTGCTGGCAAGCAGGGAGAAATCCGGTCCGATCTTGTCCAGCACGGCCGTGACGACGGGCCGCGTGAGCGGGCGAGGCCAGCATGA
- a CDS encoding CopG family transcriptional regulator → MPKLNFRLDEPLHAALMRRAHGANLSLSGFIRKVLEQAVDERKSYVFSSQDEILATSIQILSIVATSVGQQSPKALEQGMAQARIILAERGLLGGEDAL, encoded by the coding sequence TTGCCCAAGCTCAATTTTCGTCTCGATGAACCACTGCATGCCGCCTTGATGCGTCGTGCACATGGTGCAAATCTGTCTCTGTCGGGCTTTATCCGTAAGGTGCTCGAACAGGCGGTCGATGAGCGCAAGAGCTACGTCTTTTCCTCCCAGGATGAGATTCTCGCCACCTCGATCCAGATCCTATCGATCGTCGCCACGTCAGTCGGCCAGCAATCGCCCAAGGCGCTCGAGCAGGGTATGGCGCAGGCACGAATCATCCTTGCGGAACGCGGTCTGCTTGGTGGGGAGGATGCCTTGTGA
- a CDS encoding DUF2493 domain-containing protein translates to MTKINQSNRTFSDIATFITQETAATTDDFHAAFASDLDGVRIGRGGEEMATDMPDPREAQLAVELIVTTLFDVLRDTRLEPAAQRLAWGIVNSFHHVADQWEGQADKATRQVQDLLRRADGSEIHSVELEQARDELEYLDEATDALRCMRDHAADVFHTETGRPWSAPRGSLVSSKRTASVIAATDFLAARRQRRTDAHNPQGPIVIFSGGADCWFDDRLIWGKLDEAKSRNPMMVLATTAQDKGCDAMAAAWAASRKVTLITFRLSAKLGKRAGFVRNEQMVGLRPVEALVCEGSGLQSHLARLVREKRIPARFVRLSDQEWEAQ, encoded by the coding sequence ATGACGAAGATCAACCAGTCCAACCGCACATTTTCCGACATTGCTACATTCATCACGCAGGAGACAGCGGCCACCACCGACGATTTCCACGCCGCCTTCGCGTCCGATCTCGATGGTGTCCGCATCGGGCGAGGCGGTGAGGAGATGGCGACCGACATGCCCGATCCGAGGGAAGCCCAGCTCGCCGTCGAACTGATCGTCACGACACTTTTCGATGTCCTGCGGGACACGCGGTTGGAACCCGCCGCGCAACGCCTGGCATGGGGTATCGTCAACAGCTTCCATCACGTCGCCGACCAGTGGGAGGGCCAAGCCGACAAGGCGACACGGCAGGTTCAGGACCTGCTGCGTCGCGCCGACGGCAGCGAAATCCACAGCGTCGAACTCGAGCAGGCACGCGACGAACTTGAATATCTCGACGAAGCTACCGACGCGCTGCGGTGCATGCGCGACCATGCCGCCGACGTTTTCCACACCGAAACTGGGCGGCCATGGTCCGCACCCAGAGGATCGCTGGTGTCGAGCAAGCGCACCGCGTCGGTTATTGCCGCCACCGATTTCCTCGCCGCCCGTCGCCAGCGCAGAACCGACGCGCATAACCCGCAAGGACCCATCGTGATCTTCTCAGGAGGAGCGGATTGCTGGTTCGACGACCGCCTCATCTGGGGCAAGCTCGATGAAGCCAAATCCCGAAATCCGATGATGGTGCTGGCGACGACTGCGCAGGACAAGGGATGCGACGCCATGGCGGCCGCGTGGGCGGCATCGCGCAAGGTGACGCTCATAACATTCCGGCTCAGCGCAAAGCTTGGCAAGCGGGCGGGGTTTGTCCGCAACGAGCAGATGGTCGGATTACGTCCCGTCGAAGCGCTGGTTTGCGAAGGATCGGGATTGCAATCGCACCTTGCGCGACTGGTCAGGGAGAAGCGTATCCCGGCGCGGTTTGTGAGGCTCAGCGATCAGGAATGGGAGGCGCAATGA
- a CDS encoding DUF2493 domain-containing protein gives MTHDHSRRISHFADLPALFAQMTATPEFKRAFGDPIPLSIITPGEAPGEHDMPEPLHAQADCAGVIASIFDLLTDTRLDALAPEIAWGMVNSFHFVAGKLERQEDMLAHELRDMIRRTEPSEVFNSELEEKQLLCQSLTEQREAVECMRDYAAETFRVLSGRPWSPARGSRASKAATATQVSIQDFLRARELAERERYRPRGPIVIASGHAEWHDWQLLWDRLDTILERIPHMTLVTTAQRKGFDAIVASWAGNREVQLVTYSLTGSGRGAPFARNRKLVDLKPVEALLGEGSGIQANLYQALRKAGVPIHAFRKADQVPVEKVTPPLRSRRRRAA, from the coding sequence ATGACCCACGACCATTCGCGGCGTATCAGCCACTTCGCAGACCTGCCGGCGCTGTTTGCGCAGATGACGGCGACACCGGAATTCAAGCGCGCCTTTGGCGATCCCATCCCGCTTTCGATCATCACGCCGGGCGAGGCACCGGGCGAGCATGATATGCCCGAACCGCTCCACGCGCAGGCGGATTGCGCGGGTGTGATCGCCAGCATATTCGATCTTTTGACCGATACCCGCCTCGACGCGCTCGCGCCCGAAATCGCATGGGGCATGGTCAACAGCTTCCACTTCGTCGCTGGCAAGCTTGAACGACAGGAAGATATGCTGGCCCATGAGCTGCGCGACATGATCCGGCGCACGGAGCCTTCCGAGGTGTTCAATAGCGAATTGGAGGAGAAACAGCTCCTGTGCCAGTCGCTGACCGAACAGCGCGAGGCGGTCGAGTGCATGCGCGATTATGCCGCCGAAACTTTCCGTGTGCTATCGGGTCGCCCCTGGTCGCCGGCGCGCGGATCACGCGCATCGAAGGCCGCTACCGCTACGCAGGTGTCGATACAGGATTTCCTGCGTGCCCGGGAACTGGCCGAACGCGAGCGGTACCGCCCCCGTGGACCGATCGTTATCGCCTCGGGCCATGCCGAATGGCATGACTGGCAGCTGCTCTGGGACAGGCTCGACACGATCCTCGAACGCATCCCGCATATGACGCTGGTGACGACCGCGCAGCGCAAGGGCTTCGACGCGATCGTGGCCTCTTGGGCGGGCAATCGGGAGGTGCAACTTGTGACATATTCGCTGACGGGGTCGGGGCGCGGTGCGCCCTTCGCCCGCAATCGCAAGCTTGTGGATCTAAAGCCTGTCGAAGCCTTGCTGGGTGAGGGATCGGGTATTCAGGCCAATCTTTATCAGGCTCTGCGCAAGGCAGGCGTTCCGATCCATGCCTTCCGCAAGGCCGACCAGGTGCCGGTCGAAAAGGTCACTCCGCCACTGCGCAGCCGACGTCGCCGCGCCGCCTGA
- a CDS encoding DUF736 domain-containing protein, which translates to MNIGEIFNQNGRLTGSIATRTIDLPRIGLRKVMSENEKAPVYEVLALNVARRWVQVGALWEAASKRTGEVFLAGNIDDPSLPEPLPIALFPADHGGYMVAWRRDTMRSDFGGGMGTSRTNYDDRGARDQGGFGDSTAGADGELAGAGAPFGEEGPF; encoded by the coding sequence ATGAACATCGGTGAAATCTTCAATCAGAACGGCCGCCTGACGGGCTCGATCGCCACCCGCACGATCGATCTCCCGCGCATCGGGCTGCGCAAGGTCATGAGCGAGAATGAGAAGGCTCCGGTCTATGAGGTCCTTGCGCTCAACGTCGCGCGTCGCTGGGTTCAGGTCGGCGCTTTGTGGGAGGCTGCGTCCAAGCGCACCGGCGAGGTTTTCCTTGCCGGCAATATCGACGACCCCAGCCTGCCCGAGCCGCTGCCGATCGCGCTCTTCCCGGCTGATCATGGCGGCTACATGGTCGCATGGCGGCGCGACACCATGCGCTCCGACTTCGGAGGTGGCATGGGGACCAGCCGCACCAACTATGACGACCGCGGCGCGCGCGATCAGGGCGGCTTCGGCGACAGCACCGCAGGGGCTGACGGCGAGCTGGCCGGTGCGGGCGCGCCGTTCGGCGAGGAGGGCCCGTTCTGA
- a CDS encoding ATP-binding protein — MTIANHDFTRDTKVPLGRSSTSPLELDLGKLMAGRCLIQGSSGAGKSQTLRRIIEEAFDYLTTIIIDPEGEFANLAAHIGATTVIARDYANDGLTALALRTRHHRIALHLDLTDLEPDHRIEKAAAFFAGLLSTPREHWAHTVLVCIDEAHLLAPHMAASARDAETRRLGVATLTDMCARGRKRGIGTIIATQRLAKLASSVVSELHNHLIGLNVFDRDVARAADLLGFGSDQAALLRQLPPGEFFAFGPALAATPVLAKIDPTITPHIGRTPDLVPAADLDADESRTLLDLDTLREVAPTRGNQVTLRGQRALDAFLLDPAAPAAARIVGALGNIAPNATTADDLARHLALPANDIDAGLDLLAAIGASDTMPRGDTRIARLSARLRLRVVDTPVIGLV, encoded by the coding sequence ATGACGATCGCCAATCATGATTTCACCCGCGACACGAAAGTCCCGCTCGGCCGCTCATCGACCAGTCCGCTCGAACTGGATCTGGGCAAGCTGATGGCGGGGCGCTGTCTGATCCAGGGATCTTCGGGCGCTGGCAAAAGCCAGACGCTACGCCGGATCATCGAAGAAGCGTTCGACTATCTCACGACCATCATTATCGACCCGGAAGGCGAGTTCGCCAACCTGGCCGCCCATATCGGCGCCACCACGGTCATCGCGCGTGACTATGCCAATGATGGCCTCACCGCCCTCGCACTTCGAACACGGCACCACCGCATCGCCCTGCATCTCGACCTTACCGATCTGGAACCCGATCATCGCATCGAGAAGGCGGCGGCCTTCTTTGCAGGGCTGCTCTCGACGCCGCGCGAACATTGGGCTCACACCGTGCTGGTGTGCATCGATGAGGCGCATCTGCTCGCGCCACATATGGCAGCCTCGGCCCGCGACGCGGAAACCCGCCGTCTGGGGGTCGCCACCTTGACGGATATGTGCGCCCGCGGCCGCAAGCGCGGCATTGGCACGATCATCGCGACCCAGCGCCTCGCCAAGCTCGCCAGTTCGGTGGTCTCCGAACTGCATAATCATCTGATTGGCCTTAACGTCTTCGATCGCGATGTTGCGCGCGCTGCCGATCTTCTCGGGTTCGGCAGCGATCAGGCGGCGCTGCTGCGCCAGCTTCCGCCTGGAGAGTTCTTCGCCTTCGGCCCGGCGCTTGCGGCAACGCCGGTGCTGGCGAAGATCGATCCCACGATCACTCCCCATATCGGGCGCACGCCTGATCTCGTTCCTGCCGCCGATCTCGACGCGGACGAGAGCCGGACCCTGCTCGATCTTGACACCCTGCGCGAGGTCGCGCCGACCAGAGGGAACCAGGTGACCTTGCGAGGCCAGCGTGCGCTCGACGCCTTCCTGCTCGATCCGGCCGCCCCCGCCGCAGCCCGTATTGTCGGCGCGCTAGGCAACATCGCGCCAAACGCCACCACGGCTGACGATCTCGCGCGCCACCTCGCATTGCCGGCGAACGATATCGATGCCGGGCTCGACCTGCTCGCTGCGATCGGTGCGTCCGACACCATGCCGCGCGGCGATACGCGGATTGCGCGGCTGTCGGCCCGGTTGCGCCTGCGCGTCGTCGATACGCCCGTTATCGGCCTGGTCTGA